CCATATACCCAGACAATAGCCTGAATACACTTCCCTATCTCGTCAAAACTACTAAATATGAAAACAGCCATGTCCAGAGTCTAGATCATTCCGTTCTGCCTGTCTATATGGTTATGCATGTTTTATTTTTGAAAACGATATTGGTATTCAGAAATTATTAAGAGATCAGATCCTCCGGGACCTGCACTCCCGGCGCGGCCCGGAACAGGTCCAGGCCCACAAGCGGATCGTACAGCCCCATGTTGCTGAGAACGAAGCAATGGCCACCCGGCCCGGCTCCAGTCTGTCCAACTCTGCGGATGGCCCCGGCCCCTTCAAGGGCGGCGAAGTCGCGTTCGTAGAGCGACACGGTGTGGCGCTGCAGCCTGCGCAGCAGCCCGCCCGCACGCTGGCCGGGGGCCAGGGAGTCCAGGGCGCGCACAAGGTCGTTGGCCGCCTTGTCATAGGGTATGATCAGGCCTTGGGTGGGCGTGTCGATGAGCTGAAAGTCGCGCTCGATCTCCCGAAAGGGGAACAGGCATTGCCGCTGCCGCTCGCAGGTGCGGGCCACGATCTTCCTGGCGTCCAGTTGGTCGTCGCCCACGCGCCAGTACAGTTCCCCAAAGTAGTCGCGAACGGCGTCCGGGTGCAGCAGGTCCTTCTCGTGGCGCCCAGCCACGCTGCGTCCCGCCTCGGCGGAACGACGGAAGACGCCACGCGGCAAACCGTTCTCCGGCTCGAACACGAAAACCCGGCCCGGCTGGGGCAGCAGGCCCTCGCGGTTGCAGCGGCCCGCAGCCTGGGCAATGGAGTCAATGCCCGCCTCGGCCCGGTAGACCACCGGGAAGTCCAGGTCCACGCCCGCCTCCACCAGCGTGGTGCTCACCACCCGGCAGGGCCGCTTCTCCTCAAGTGCGTCGCGGACGGCATTCAGCACCTCGGTACGGTGCTGCGGACACATGAGGGCGCTCAAATGGAACACGTCCTCCGGCGACGGCAGGGCGGCGCGCAGGGCCTCGAACACCTCGCGGGCCATGCGCCGGGTGGGCACAATGCACAGGACCTGACGCTCCGCCGCCAGCCGCGCGGCCAAGTCGGCGTCGGTGATGCGCCCAATGCGCCGCACCTCCACACGCCTGAGCGCGGCGTGCAGGCCCTTGGGGTCGTCCATGATCTCGCGCACGCCCGTCAGTCCCCCCTTGAGGCCCTCTTCCTCCCCTTCCCCCGGAGCGCCAAGGGCGGGCTGGGTTGCGGTGCACAGCACCACGCTGGCCCCGTAGCTCTGCGTCAGCTCGCGCAGGCCTTCCAGGCAGGGCCGCAAGTAGGTCAGGGGCAGCATCTGGGCCTCGTCCAGGATGATGACGCTTTGGGCCAGATTGTGCAGCTTGCGGCAGCGTCCGGCACGAGCCGCGAAGAGACTCTCGAAAAACTGGACGGAGGTGGTGACGATGACCGAGGCGTCCCAATTCTCCGTGGCAGGATGCGGGCGGTCGTCATCATCGCCCTCAGCCGGGGCAAGATTGCTGTGGTGCTCGATGACGAATCCGTCGGCATCGCCCTTCTCGTCGGCCAGGGCCTGGCGGAACACCTGGGCGTTCTGCTCGATGATACTGGTGAAAGGAATGACGTAGACCACGCGCCCCAGACCATGGCGCTCGGCGTGGGCCAGGGCGAACGCAAGCGAGGAGAGCGTTTTGCCGCCGCCTGTGGGTACGGTGAGGGAAAACATCCCCGGCGCACGCTCAGAGGCCTTGCGACACTGCTCCAGCACCTGGGCGCGGATACTGCGCACGGGCGTGTCGGCGACGAACCTCGTCAGGTGCACGTCCAGCCGCTGGCGCAGCTCCGTCATTTTGGGATACCTGCGCAGGCCCGCGCGTGCCAGGTCGGCGGGCTCCCCGGCGGCCTCGGCATCCAGTCGGTCGGCGTCCACCAGGCAGGAGAAA
This genomic stretch from Humidesulfovibrio mexicanus harbors:
- a CDS encoding CRISPR-associated endonuclease Cas3'' — encoded protein: MEREGDVPFDLLARPNQRLREHLQNVATMAEVFAKRFGAGSWGAACGLLHDIGKASTVFQRRVRGEEVRTDHSTAGARHAVQKWGEAGKLLAYCIAGHHAGLPDGKMENQSDRAGSLERRLNPALYRIEDHSAWEACLGADADMPRPDAKNLPFNVACKGVGFAAALFVRMLFSCLVDADRLDAEAAGEPADLARAGLRRYPKMTELRQRLDVHLTRFVADTPVRSIRAQVLEQCRKASERAPGMFSLTVPTGGGKTLSSLAFALAHAERHGLGRVVYVIPFTSIIEQNAQVFRQALADEKGDADGFVIEHHSNLAPAEGDDDDRPHPATENWDASVIVTTSVQFFESLFAARAGRCRKLHNLAQSVIILDEAQMLPLTYLRPCLEGLRELTQSYGASVVLCTATQPALGAPGEGEEEGLKGGLTGVREIMDDPKGLHAALRRVEVRRIGRITDADLAARLAAERQVLCIVPTRRMAREVFEALRAALPSPEDVFHLSALMCPQHRTEVLNAVRDALEEKRPCRVVSTTLVEAGVDLDFPVVYRAEAGIDSIAQAAGRCNREGLLPQPGRVFVFEPENGLPRGVFRRSAEAGRSVAGRHEKDLLHPDAVRDYFGELYWRVGDDQLDARKIVARTCERQRQCLFPFREIERDFQLIDTPTQGLIIPYDKAANDLVRALDSLAPGQRAGGLLRRLQRHTVSLYERDFAALEGAGAIRRVGQTGAGPGGHCFVLSNMGLYDPLVGLDLFRAAPGVQVPEDLIS